In Panthera tigris isolate Pti1 chromosome C1, P.tigris_Pti1_mat1.1, whole genome shotgun sequence, the following proteins share a genomic window:
- the IFI44 gene encoding interferon-induced protein 44: MAVRTRLTWMQEKNLQTYFGGKQFTLLYKASVHEFSAYYLFKRCCDQGPIVVVIYKEHYVVGAYMKTSCKKEEKIPIVLFALEENTISECKISSYVPTELFHDGSRGRNDLEFHINMRKQVMTLNLDTSEKLRLPHMQASPFQECEVFRCEDLLDRRTLEGINELHESLLSAVNTYKPHKNLVPQVRILLLGPTRAGKSSFFNSVKSVFRGHVTHQALVGSEATGVSDTYRTYSIKDTVDGNFLPFVLCDTMGLHERGKGLCVDDIAYILKGHISDRYQFNSMKPITPSHCNYIHYPLLKDRIHCAAFVLDVNSVKYISHEMIAKIKAIRRQLIKCGMPHVVLLTHVDSMQLITKGDFTDIYRCIPVKHKLEAVHKKLGFALSDILVVSNYTSEWELDPIKDVLILSALRHMLWISDDFLEDLTARGNKDLVV, from the exons ATGGCGGTGAGAACTCGTTTGACATGGATGCAAGAAAAGAATCTGCAAACTTATTTTGGAGGAAAACAGTTTACCCTTCTCTATAAAGCTAGTGTTCATGAATTCTCTGCATATTATTTGTTTAAGAGATGCTGTGATCAAGGGCCGATTGTGGTGGTGATTTATAAGGAACACTATGTTGTTGGCGCATATATGAAAACAAGTtgcaagaaagaggagaaaattccCATCGTCCTTTTTGCTCTTGAAGAGAATACAATTTCAGAATGCAAAATAAGCTCATATGTACCAACTGAATTGTTTCATGATGGTAGTAGAGGAAGGAATGACTTAGAATTCCACATAAATATGAGGAAACAAGTGATGACTCTGAACTTAGATACAAGTGAAAAACTTCGATTACCTCATATGCAAGCTTCTCCCTTTCAGGAATGTGAAGTTTTTCGATGTGAAG ATTTGTTGGACAGAAGGACTCTGGAAGGAATTAATGA GCTCCACGAGAGCTTATTGTCAGCCGTGAACACTTACAAACCACATAAAAACCTCGTTCCCCAAGTGCGAATTCTGCTGCTGGGTCCGACTAGAGCTGGGAAGTCTAGCTTTTTCAACTCAGTGAAGTCTGTTTTCCGAGGCCATGTCACACACCAGGCTCTGGTGGGCTCTGAAGCGACTGGGGTATCTGACACG taCAGGACATATTCCATTAAGGATACGGTGGATGGCAACTTCCTGCCTTTTGTTCTGTGTGACACAATGGGCCTGCATGAGAGAGGAAAAGGGCTGTGTGTGGATGACATAGCCTACATCTTGAAAGGCCACATTTCTGACAGATACCAG TTTAACTCCATGAAACCAATCACACCAAGTCATTGTAACTATATTCACTACCCGTTGCTGAAGGACAGAATTCATTGTGCGGCATTTGTGCTTGATGTCAACTCTGTTAAATACATCTCTCATGAGATGATAGCAAAGATCAAAGCAATTCGAAGGCAATTGATAAAGTGTG GTATGCCACATGTGGTTTTGCTCACTCATGTGGATAGCATGCAGCTGATTACAAAAGGTGACTTTACAGACATATACAGATGTATTCCTGTGAAGCACAAG TTAGAGGCAGTCCACAAAAAACTTGGATTTGCTCTTTCTGATATCTTGGTGGTTAGTAATTATACCTCAGAGTGGGAGTTGGACCCTATAAAAGATGTTTTGATCCTCTCTGCACTGAGACATATGCTGTGGATTTCAGATGACTTCTTAGAAGATTTGACCGCTCGAGGAAACAAGGATTTAGTGGTGTAA